The nucleotide window AATAAAAGGAGTAATGTCTATGAGATACCTAATATTATTAACTCCATCAATAAATTGGAAAGATAATGTAGTATTACATAATCAACCGTTTATGCCTGAGCATGCTTTGTACGTTCAAACTGAATATAATAAAGGGAATATAGTTTTAACTGGACCATTTGGAGGTTCAACTGGAGGAGCAATAGTTATTGATGCAGCAAAGGAAGAAGATGTTATTAAATTTGCTGAGAATGACCCTACTGTTAAAAATGGTATCTTCAGTTATGAAATTAAACAATGGGATTATAAAATGAGCAAAATTGAAAATGAAAATCCGGATTTTGGCCATGGATATATTGATTACAAACATAAAATCCAAAAAGAATTAGGGATTATTTAGGATGTTTTAGTTCAATTAATTGGGACGTTAGTGAAAGATGACCAATTCATTACTGTAATAACGAAGCATGAGAGCTGAAAAAGCTATTGAACAATTTATAAATTTTTGGAGTTAAATATGTATTATAAAATAATTTTACTATAGGAGGCTTTTTATGGGGGGAATTATAAGCCTATTGCTAGGTGTAGGGATTGTTTTTTTTATACTATTTTCATTTGTGATTTTTTCTAGTTTAAAAAGTAGAAAATAATCATTTGCTTTATTAAGTAATTAATAAAAAAGCTGATCCTTCACTATTTAGGATCAGCTTTTTGTTTATTTATCTTTGATTATTCCTTGTTTTAAGGCCATTTCCTTCGCTACACGTGGCCCAAGCCACAATACAGGAAGAAGTAAAATAGAAACAGGAACTGCAGTTATAACGATGAAGTTCTGAAGCGCTCCAACACCACCGTTACCTATGAGTAATAATATCGCTGCAACTGTACCCATGAGGACTGACCAGAAAACACGAACCCATGCTTTCGGATTACCTTCCCCGGTGACAGCCATTGCGATGGTATAAGACATCGAGTCACTCGTTGTAACGACGAACAAGATCGTCAATACCAAGAACAGCGGTGAAATAATGGAAGCGAGTGGAAATTGTTCAGTAATCGCAAACATTGCAGCAGCATTTCCGGCATCATTCAAAGGATCAGAAATGACGCCAGGAGTTTGCAGTTCAAAATAAATTCCAGAACCGCCTAGAACGGTAAACCAGAACGCTGAAATTACCGGAGCTAGTACAGATATTGCCAAGATGATCTGGCGTATTGTACGACCTCTGGAAATACGGCTGACGAGAATCGCCATCATTGGACCATAACCAATGAACCAGCCCCAAAAGAACACGGTCCACCAGCCAAGCCATCCAGTATCCCCACGATACGTAGCCATGGATATGAATTCTTGAACAT belongs to Halalkalibacillus sediminis and includes:
- a CDS encoding YciI family protein; the protein is MRYLILLTPSINWKDNVVLHNQPFMPEHALYVQTEYNKGNIVLTGPFGGSTGGAIVIDAAKEEDVIKFAENDPTVKNGIFSYEIKQWDYKMSKIENENPDFGHGYIDYKHKIQKELGII